One window of the Actinomyces procaprae genome contains the following:
- a CDS encoding glutamate--cysteine ligase, with protein sequence MPFAHSERSTLGIEWELQLVDRDSLDLRQCAAEVLRLVGEDPHIHGEMMLNTVELVSGARDTVAECIEDIALAYDRLLPVVEPLRVQLASAGTHPFADPLVQKVTDAERYARLVERTRLWGHQMLIFGTHVHVGIEDRSKVLPILSALLTRTAHLQCLSASSPFWAGASTGYADNRAMMFQQLPTAGAPHQLDSWEELEGFVGDMVHTGVIEDFTEIRWDVRPSPRLGTIEVRSCDAATNLVELGGIAALTQCLVEDFSRRLDRGEELDALPPWYVNENKWRSARYGMDAILITDSSGTEELVTDTVERMLIELEPVAVDLGCESELDSVRATLEAGASYQRQLAAATTASSNEAAMRLLLEEVRAGRPLAPAEVTALVSNGIRPGPAAPPRRPSPDRHCPLPPRSR encoded by the coding sequence ATGCCCTTCGCCCATTCCGAGCGCTCCACACTCGGCATCGAGTGGGAGCTTCAGCTCGTTGACCGCGACAGCCTGGACCTGCGCCAGTGCGCCGCCGAGGTCCTCCGCCTAGTGGGCGAGGACCCGCACATCCACGGCGAGATGATGCTCAACACCGTGGAGCTGGTCTCCGGCGCCCGCGATACGGTCGCCGAGTGCATTGAGGACATTGCGCTCGCCTACGACCGGTTGCTGCCCGTCGTCGAGCCGCTGCGGGTACAGCTGGCCAGCGCGGGCACCCACCCCTTCGCCGACCCGCTGGTGCAGAAGGTCACCGACGCGGAGCGCTATGCGCGGCTGGTGGAACGAACCCGGCTGTGGGGCCACCAGATGCTCATCTTCGGCACCCACGTTCACGTCGGCATTGAGGACCGCAGCAAGGTGCTGCCGATCCTTTCCGCCCTGCTCACCCGCACCGCGCACCTGCAGTGCTTGAGCGCCTCGTCGCCGTTCTGGGCGGGCGCCTCCACCGGCTACGCCGACAACCGCGCCATGATGTTCCAGCAGCTGCCGACGGCGGGCGCCCCGCATCAGTTGGACTCCTGGGAGGAGCTGGAGGGCTTCGTCGGCGACATGGTGCACACCGGCGTCATCGAGGACTTCACCGAGATTCGCTGGGACGTGCGCCCATCGCCGCGACTGGGCACCATCGAGGTGCGGTCCTGCGACGCCGCCACCAACCTCGTCGAACTGGGTGGGATCGCCGCCCTGACTCAGTGCCTGGTGGAGGACTTCTCCCGCCGCCTGGACCGCGGTGAGGAGCTGGACGCGCTGCCGCCGTGGTACGTCAACGAGAACAAGTGGCGCTCTGCCCGCTACGGCATGGACGCCATCCTGATCACCGACTCATCGGGCACCGAGGAACTGGTCACCGACACCGTGGAGCGGATGCTCATCGAGTTGGAGCCTGTCGCCGTCGACCTGGGTTGCGAGTCGGAGCTCGACAGTGTTCGGGCAACGCTCGAGGCCGGCGCCTCCTATCAGCGCCAGCTCGCCGCAGCCACCACCGCTAGCAGCAACGAGGCCGCCATGCGGCTACTGCTGGAGGAAGTGCGCGCCGGCCGACCGCTGGCTCCCGCGGAGGTCACCGCCCTGGTCTCCAACGGCATCCGCCCCGGCCCTGCTGCTCCTCCCCGACGCCCCTCGCCCGACAGGCACTGCCCCCTCCCTCCCCGATCTCGGTAG
- a CDS encoding class I SAM-dependent methyltransferase: MDGFDLAPLLTPEGWRLLESLPPYDPDQALTLGESLRREGHSPALVAAALTQQRLRGRATAKFGPFAARMLFTPDALEQATRLAVSAHHASRYARAGSQYVADLGCGIGGDALALASLCPRVLAVDRDEPTAALATVNLSPFPNAEVRCADALEVDLRAEGVDAVFADPARRAGGRRIADPESWSPPLGRVLALREQVAALGVKAAPGIDHALLPADAHVQWVSVDGEVVEAGIWCGPLAPEGPGRSALVLRTGVDGAPAPHVLADPDCADPSAPPTQLDPVTGAEELGEFIHEPDGAAIRAGLVAHLAGRLGATPVGHRIAYLTGTRPVGPELAPFVRTWRLVEVLPLRLKALRSRVHSRGIGRLEIHARGVDVSPDALRASLRPRGDVGEVWLLTRIGSRGDGGHGRSPRGAVLVVEPVGPSTGQSPAAPSSQAHDSHPST, encoded by the coding sequence ATGGACGGCTTCGACCTCGCCCCGCTGCTCACCCCGGAGGGCTGGCGGCTGCTCGAATCACTGCCCCCCTATGATCCCGATCAGGCCCTCACCCTGGGCGAGTCCCTGCGCCGCGAGGGCCACTCGCCCGCACTGGTGGCCGCCGCGCTGACTCAGCAACGGCTGCGCGGGCGCGCCACCGCCAAGTTCGGCCCCTTCGCCGCCAGGATGCTGTTCACACCCGACGCCCTGGAGCAGGCCACGCGGCTGGCCGTATCCGCGCACCACGCCTCCCGCTATGCGCGCGCCGGAAGCCAGTACGTGGCGGATCTGGGCTGCGGCATCGGCGGCGACGCACTCGCCCTGGCCTCGTTGTGCCCGCGGGTGCTGGCGGTGGACCGGGACGAGCCGACGGCGGCCCTCGCCACCGTCAACCTCTCCCCGTTCCCGAATGCCGAGGTGCGCTGCGCCGACGCGCTGGAGGTGGACCTGCGGGCGGAGGGGGTCGACGCCGTCTTCGCCGACCCGGCGCGCCGCGCCGGGGGCAGGCGCATCGCGGACCCGGAGTCCTGGTCGCCGCCGCTGGGCAGGGTGCTGGCCCTGCGGGAGCAGGTGGCGGCGCTCGGCGTCAAGGCGGCCCCGGGGATCGACCACGCGCTACTACCGGCCGACGCGCATGTGCAGTGGGTGAGCGTGGACGGCGAGGTGGTAGAGGCCGGCATCTGGTGTGGTCCGCTGGCCCCGGAGGGGCCCGGGCGCTCCGCGCTGGTCCTGCGCACGGGGGTCGACGGCGCGCCGGCGCCCCATGTGCTGGCCGACCCCGACTGCGCCGACCCCTCGGCTCCGCCCACTCAACTCGATCCCGTTACCGGGGCGGAGGAGCTCGGCGAGTTCATCCACGAGCCCGACGGCGCCGCCATCCGCGCCGGCCTAGTGGCTCACCTGGCGGGCCGTCTCGGCGCAACACCCGTCGGGCACCGCATCGCCTACCTGACGGGCACGAGGCCCGTCGGGCCGGAGCTCGCCCCCTTCGTGCGCACTTGGCGACTGGTGGAGGTGCTTCCCCTGCGCCTGAAGGCGCTGCGCTCCCGCGTGCACAGTCGCGGCATCGGCCGCCTGGAGATTCACGCCCGCGGCGTCGACGTCTCCCCCGACGCACTGCGCGCCTCCCTGCGCCCGCGCGGTGACGTCGGGGAGGTCTGGCTGCTGACCCGTATCGGCTCGCGCGGCGACGGCGGTCACGGCCGCTCCCCCCGGGGCGCCGTACTCGTCGTCGAGCCCGTGGGCCCGTCGACGGGCCAGAGCCCCGCCGCGCCGTCGTCGCAGGCGCACGACAGCCACCCATCAACGTAA